In one Photobacterium swingsii genomic region, the following are encoded:
- a CDS encoding FeoB-associated Cys-rich membrane protein, whose amino-acid sequence MDNASSALVNEASNHWHDLALLGVVVAIAIYYLYRKLWKKKGECGSCASCASGCPSKGKKENPRQS is encoded by the coding sequence ATGGATAACGCTAGTTCAGCACTTGTGAATGAAGCTAGTAATCATTGGCATGATCTTGCCTTGTTGGGCGTGGTTGTCGCCATTGCGATTTATTACTTGTATCGCAAGTTATGGAAGAAGAAAGGGGAGTGCGGCAGCTGTGCAAGTTGCGCTAGTGGTTGCCCTTCTAAAGGTAAAAAAGAAAATCCTCGTCAAAGTTAG
- a CDS encoding alpha/beta hydrolase has protein sequence MTHQEASFTCSSGKQIYTQSWQPKGSHPHAIVIIVHGLGEHSGRYQNLIQTLLPLNIAVYGLDHIGHGRSDGKRVFIDNFDEYIDALDSYVDQVNKAHPDSPLYLIGHSMGGLITATYLLQYQNKVNGVVLSAPAIQPPPQISPLLIKLGKYIAAIAPKLPAVALDIKGLSRDNKVIDSYLQDPLVHSGNVTAGLSRQIQRAMEKIAQEGHLIKLPLLVLQGTQDRLVNPQGASFLINTVSSKDKTLKQYDGLYHELFNEPEKAEILQDVAQWLSQHITAEES, from the coding sequence ATGACTCATCAAGAAGCCTCTTTTACCTGTTCCTCGGGGAAGCAAATCTATACGCAATCATGGCAACCTAAAGGCAGTCATCCACATGCCATCGTCATTATTGTTCATGGCTTAGGTGAACACTCCGGTCGTTACCAGAACCTGATTCAAACTTTGCTCCCTCTCAACATTGCTGTGTACGGGCTTGATCATATTGGTCACGGGCGAAGTGACGGTAAAAGAGTGTTTATCGACAACTTTGACGAATATATCGATGCACTTGATAGCTATGTTGATCAGGTAAATAAAGCGCACCCTGACAGCCCGCTTTACCTTATCGGACACAGCATGGGCGGCCTAATTACCGCCACCTACCTTCTTCAGTATCAAAATAAGGTTAACGGCGTGGTCCTCTCTGCACCAGCAATTCAGCCGCCACCGCAAATATCACCGCTTCTTATTAAGCTGGGGAAATATATTGCAGCAATAGCGCCCAAACTGCCTGCTGTCGCTCTGGATATCAAAGGGTTGAGTCGTGATAACAAGGTGATCGATAGCTACCTGCAAGACCCTCTTGTGCATTCAGGCAATGTAACTGCAGGATTAAGCCGACAAATACAACGGGCAATGGAGAAAATCGCGCAGGAAGGACACCTTATCAAGCTGCCATTACTTGTATTGCAAGGCACTCAAGATCGCTTGGTCAATCCGCAAGGGGCGAGTTTTTTGATTAATACTGTTTCAAGTAAAGATAAAACACTCAAACAATACGATGGCTTATACCATGAACTGTTTAACGAGCCTGAAAAAGCAGAGATACTCCAAGATGTAGCACAATGGCTAAGCCAACACATCACAGCGGAAGAATCATAG
- the tpx gene encoding thiol peroxidase has translation MSITFQGNPVSVSGTFPKAGEKAPSFTLCSAELNDFSLESLRGKKVVLNIFPSIDTPVCANSVRIFNEKAVNLENVTVLCISADLPFATGRFCGAEGLDNVETASFFRSSSFTEDYGVNLNDGALKGLATRAVVVINEEGTVLYSELVSEITEEANYDLALESLKA, from the coding sequence ATGTCAATTACATTTCAAGGAAATCCGGTTTCAGTTTCAGGTACATTCCCTAAAGCAGGTGAAAAAGCACCTAGCTTTACGCTGTGTTCTGCAGAGTTAAATGATTTCAGCTTAGAAAGCTTAAGAGGGAAAAAAGTTGTTTTAAACATCTTCCCAAGTATCGATACTCCTGTATGTGCTAATAGTGTTCGTATCTTTAATGAAAAAGCAGTTAACTTAGAAAATGTTACTGTTTTATGTATTTCAGCAGATCTTCCTTTTGCCACTGGTCGTTTCTGTGGAGCTGAAGGCCTCGATAATGTTGAAACCGCATCATTCTTCCGTTCTTCTTCTTTCACAGAAGATTATGGTGTTAATTTGAATGATGGTGCATTAAAGGGATTAGCGACTCGCGCCGTTGTTGTTATAAATGAAGAAGGTACTGTTTTATACAGTGAATTAGTTTCTGAGATTACTGAAGAAGCTAACTACGATTTGGCTTTAGAGTCTCTAAAAGCATAA
- a CDS encoding peroxiredoxin encodes MKTTTVSALIACLLSTTTFAANQFTTVSESAPLGVGNIVTLETSPLKLIGQPVKVGQVMPSTLLKRSDLSDFDTSAPAQNVRIYSIIASVDTPVCDEQLHELNDHLASNDTKGIDFLAVSADTVFAQSRFAKAASISDKVTFLSDAVSHNFGQKTGTQIDGIGLLTRTIIVVDKNNVIRHVQRVPELTTTPDLAKAINVAKQYI; translated from the coding sequence ATGAAAACAACAACAGTTTCTGCACTAATCGCCTGCCTTTTATCAACTACAACATTTGCAGCGAATCAATTTACAACCGTTTCTGAATCTGCACCTTTAGGTGTCGGGAATATTGTTACACTAGAAACATCGCCACTAAAGTTAATTGGGCAACCAGTTAAGGTGGGACAGGTGATGCCGAGTACGTTGCTAAAGAGAAGCGATCTTAGCGACTTTGATACCAGCGCACCGGCTCAGAATGTTCGTATTTATAGCATTATAGCTTCTGTTGATACCCCTGTTTGTGATGAACAACTGCATGAGTTAAATGATCACTTAGCATCGAATGATACAAAAGGTATCGACTTTTTAGCTGTAAGCGCTGATACCGTGTTTGCTCAGTCTCGCTTTGCAAAAGCGGCGAGTATTAGTGATAAGGTCACTTTTTTATCTGATGCTGTATCACATAACTTTGGTCAGAAAACAGGTACTCAAATTGATGGTATTGGCTTGTTAACACGCACCATTATTGTGGTTGATAAAAATAATGTAATTCGTCATGTCCAACGAGTTCCAGAGCTAACAACAACCCCTGATTTAGCTAAAGCTATTAACGTAGCAAAGCAATATATTTAA
- a CDS encoding winged helix-turn-helix domain-containing protein has translation MKYKINGFLYYDATDATLSIDDNGTSDTHLSITANALLYFLFQHPGVITRDEIMKKVWDDNGLTSSNSNLNQYLSLLRKSFRNYQIDNVIVTIPRGRLEINKELVVEVIDGNVLHPLFSAQDEEVVVSSTTTSSKPELPEQTEEQERNWMMASAVLFTAALVLLWTAIISERSINIVQLNQVSSGLCELFSTEKMINTEMGKSYRNSFDAVREKLGLECNEDRRFIFYYSDKFKNKGLGRTFMAQCAKNENNPYAYCDNYFYYSWK, from the coding sequence ATGAAGTACAAAATTAATGGATTTCTTTATTATGATGCCACGGATGCAACATTAAGCATTGATGATAATGGTACTTCTGATACACACCTATCAATAACTGCAAATGCATTACTTTATTTTTTATTTCAGCACCCTGGTGTCATTACACGTGATGAAATAATGAAAAAGGTTTGGGATGATAATGGGTTAACATCATCAAACAGTAATCTCAACCAGTACTTAAGTTTGCTTCGTAAGTCTTTTAGAAATTATCAGATCGATAATGTCATTGTTACTATTCCACGCGGAAGACTAGAGATAAATAAAGAGTTAGTGGTTGAGGTGATAGACGGAAATGTATTGCATCCTTTATTTTCAGCCCAAGATGAAGAGGTGGTAGTTTCTTCTACCACGACATCATCTAAGCCCGAACTACCAGAGCAAACAGAGGAGCAAGAGCGCAACTGGATGATGGCTAGTGCAGTGTTGTTTACTGCGGCTTTAGTGCTGCTATGGACCGCGATTATCTCTGAGCGCTCTATAAATATTGTGCAGCTTAATCAAGTTTCTTCTGGTCTCTGTGAGCTATTTTCTACCGAAAAAATGATAAATACAGAGATGGGGAAAAGTTATCGAAATAGTTTTGATGCTGTCCGAGAGAAGCTCGGTTTAGAGTGTAATGAAGATCGGCGATTTATTTTTTATTATAGCGATAAGTTTAAAAATAAAGGATTAGGTCGAACATTTATGGCGCAATGCGCAAAGAATGAAAACAATCCTTACGCCTACTGTGATAACTACTTTTACTACTCTTGGAAATAA
- a CDS encoding FidL-like protein: protein MHSNKSGKIFFFYALILFLLCTLPFLSKVMPENSGEMKCTARAIMHFEDMETETVNVNVYFHFAVGGKGSMVVEGYSDSKAGWLYLQRYVKFEYYSQRVSDLERMYKVKSWSSSKSSIDESPDVVFDYFMREMSDSNHALQIQVQQLNHDTVLLSSINSPLFVCSITG from the coding sequence ATGCATTCAAATAAAAGTGGCAAGATATTTTTCTTTTATGCGCTTATTCTCTTTTTACTTTGTACATTGCCTTTTTTGTCAAAAGTGATGCCTGAAAATAGTGGCGAGATGAAATGTACAGCCCGTGCCATCATGCACTTTGAAGACATGGAAACTGAAACTGTTAATGTAAACGTTTATTTTCATTTTGCCGTTGGTGGCAAAGGCTCTATGGTCGTGGAAGGCTATTCAGATTCAAAAGCGGGGTGGCTATACCTGCAGCGCTATGTGAAGTTTGAATACTACAGCCAGCGAGTGTCTGATTTAGAACGAATGTATAAAGTGAAAAGTTGGTCTTCCAGCAAATCATCGATCGATGAATCGCCAGATGTTGTTTTTGACTACTTTATGCGCGAGATGTCTGACAGTAACCACGCCTTGCAAATTCAAGTGCAGCAGTTAAATCATGACACCGTCTTACTGAGCTCGATAAATTCTCCACTATTTGTGTGCTCGATAACAGGCTAA